One genomic region from Bacillus sp. SLBN-46 encodes:
- the mgtE gene encoding magnesium transporter: MIKDMTQDEINLYIIKTLKENKKAEFESIIEELQPYDVAKIYEELPEKHKARFLLFLKFDLLADLMEELPKTEQLDLLNKLGIEKSSKVLDLMDNDDLALLLDELSPEKKDDLLSGMKAEESNAVKGIMNYPPETAGRTMTNRFVWIRDYFTVKEAVEKFKVFAEFAESINYLYVIDETRKLVGVVSYRDLLLAEPEEKIRTIMYERVISVTVTTDQEVVARMAERYDFLAIPVVDESDVLVGIVTVDDIIDIVIKEANEDIEKLSATGKSIDFETKMLVAAARRLPWLILLLFIGLISGRIISSFENTLQQVVALAFFMPMIAGMTGNTGTQSLAVVVRGLISHDIDRGVITRLIIRELGVGITIGVTCAILISIIAYVWQGNLILGAVVGCSLFFTLIIGTLAGTIIPLILYRLKIDPAVASGPLITTLNDIFSLLTYFGIATMFLKHLM; encoded by the coding sequence GTGATTAAAGATATGACTCAAGATGAAATTAATCTTTATATCATAAAAACGTTAAAAGAAAACAAAAAAGCTGAGTTTGAATCTATTATAGAAGAACTTCAGCCTTATGATGTGGCAAAGATCTATGAGGAATTACCCGAGAAGCATAAAGCTCGATTTCTCCTCTTTTTAAAATTTGACCTCTTGGCAGACTTAATGGAGGAGTTACCGAAAACGGAACAGCTGGATTTATTAAATAAGCTTGGGATTGAAAAATCCAGTAAAGTTCTCGACTTAATGGATAATGACGATTTGGCCCTATTATTAGACGAATTATCACCTGAAAAAAAGGATGATCTGTTATCAGGGATGAAAGCGGAAGAGTCGAATGCCGTTAAAGGCATTATGAATTACCCACCGGAAACTGCTGGGCGGACCATGACCAACCGCTTTGTATGGATTCGTGACTATTTTACTGTTAAAGAAGCAGTTGAAAAGTTTAAGGTCTTTGCGGAGTTTGCCGAATCAATTAACTATCTCTATGTCATAGACGAGACACGAAAACTCGTAGGTGTTGTTTCCTATCGAGATCTCCTGTTGGCCGAGCCTGAAGAGAAAATACGAACAATTATGTATGAACGAGTTATTTCTGTCACAGTGACGACCGACCAAGAAGTGGTTGCCCGGATGGCAGAACGATATGACTTCTTAGCCATCCCCGTTGTCGATGAAAGCGATGTTCTTGTCGGGATTGTCACTGTCGATGACATTATCGACATTGTCATCAAAGAAGCGAATGAAGATATTGAAAAATTATCAGCCACAGGAAAATCCATTGATTTTGAGACAAAAATGTTAGTGGCGGCCGCGCGGCGGTTACCATGGTTGATTTTGCTATTGTTTATTGGACTTATTTCAGGCAGGATTATCAGCAGTTTTGAGAATACCTTGCAGCAAGTTGTGGCCCTTGCCTTTTTCATGCCCATGATTGCGGGGATGACAGGGAATACAGGCACTCAGTCCCTTGCGGTCGTCGTGAGGGGGTTAATTTCACATGATATTGACCGCGGTGTGATTACCCGTCTTATTATAAGAGAACTCGGGGTCGGCATTACGATCGGGGTTACCTGTGCCATCCTGATCTCGATTATCGCTTATGTTTGGCAGGGAAATCTAATTTTAGGCGCGGTGGTCGGTTGCTCCCTCTTCTTCACTCTTATCATTGGAACACTTGCAGGGACTATTATTCCCCTTATTCTTTATCGTCTCAAGATTGACCCTGCGGTGGCATCAGGCCCGTTGATTACCACCTTAAACGACATCTTTTCCTTGCTTACCTACTTCGGTATTGCGACCATGTTTTTAAAGCACCTTATGTAG
- a CDS encoding FtsW/RodA/SpoVE family cell cycle protein, whose translation MMKKADRFDWTLTLLLFLFFLVSCAAIYSAQASEQYGEKDFLVMQVFWYVVGAAIISVSIFIDAYQYKRLSWYLYGLGLLLLLAVYVAPESIAPVRNGAKSWFIIKGIGSIQPSEFVKIFLILALSRLTTSHQDKYIDKSLKTDFFLLLKLGITTAAPLGLIMMQPDLGTGLVILSILTGFILVSGITWKIIIPIYSAGISTGALIFYLVLQKPELLEKYLHVKTYQFNRIYTWLDPTNHSSGSSYHLLKSLSAIGSGLITGKGFTHREVYIPEAHTDFIFSVIGEEYGFVGGSVVIGLFFLLIYHLIKTSLETNDPFNTYICTGIISVITFHVFQNIGMTIQVLPITGIPLPFISYGGSSLMGNMFAMGLVYSIRYHHKSYLFSSSKSLSS comes from the coding sequence ATGATGAAAAAAGCCGATCGATTTGACTGGACATTAACATTATTACTTTTTCTCTTCTTTCTTGTCAGCTGTGCGGCCATCTACAGTGCACAAGCTTCAGAGCAATATGGAGAAAAGGACTTCTTAGTCATGCAAGTATTTTGGTATGTGGTCGGAGCCGCCATTATATCTGTTAGCATCTTTATTGATGCCTATCAGTACAAGCGGCTTTCTTGGTATTTATATGGATTGGGTTTATTGTTACTCCTTGCGGTATACGTTGCCCCTGAGTCTATTGCACCCGTCAGAAACGGCGCAAAGAGCTGGTTCATTATTAAGGGCATAGGGTCTATTCAACCGTCCGAGTTTGTTAAGATTTTCTTGATTTTGGCCTTAAGTCGTTTAACAACCAGCCACCAAGATAAATACATAGATAAATCATTGAAAACCGACTTTTTCTTATTGCTAAAATTAGGTATAACCACTGCCGCTCCACTCGGATTAATTATGATGCAACCAGACCTCGGAACTGGTCTTGTGATTCTTTCCATTTTAACAGGCTTTATCCTTGTTTCAGGTATCACATGGAAAATCATTATTCCTATTTATAGTGCTGGAATTTCCACCGGCGCCCTGATTTTCTATCTTGTATTACAAAAACCTGAACTACTTGAAAAATACCTCCATGTAAAGACCTATCAATTCAATCGAATTTACACCTGGCTTGACCCAACCAATCATTCATCAGGATCAAGCTATCATCTTTTAAAATCATTAAGTGCAATCGGATCAGGTTTAATTACTGGTAAAGGCTTTACCCATCGAGAGGTATATATTCCTGAAGCACATACTGATTTTATTTTCAGTGTGATTGGCGAGGAGTATGGCTTTGTCGGCGGAAGCGTCGTCATTGGTCTTTTCTTTCTATTAATTTATCATTTAATTAAAACCTCCCTTGAAACCAATGACCCTTTTAACACGTATATATGTACAGGAATTATTAGCGTGATAACCTTTCATGTATTTCAAAATATCGGAATGACCATCCAAGTCCTGCCGATTACGGGCATTCCGCTGCCATTTATCAGTTACGGAGGCAGCTCCCTCATGGGTAATATGTTTGCAATGGGCCTTGTTTACAGCATCCGTTATCATCATAAATCCTACTTATTTTCTTCAAGTAAATCATTAAGTAGTTAA